A DNA window from Octopus bimaculoides isolate UCB-OBI-ISO-001 chromosome 12, ASM119413v2, whole genome shotgun sequence contains the following coding sequences:
- the LOC128249180 gene encoding uncharacterized protein LOC128249180 codes for MHAFPNIAQNFSSSQRLCERAILAPCNDAVDKINWDFLKVLPGQEQFFKSIDTVIDQDQAVVFPTEFLNSLRPSGMPLPNLTLKNGAPTMLLRNLDPPRLVVKAIQSHVLEVAIITGKYMVKDGFIPPIPLILSDPAFEFKRLQFPVKLSFAMSINKCQRQSLTVVRLNFAFPCFSHGQLYVGWSQFGCPKTLFMCTPVKGHTENIVYLEVLQN; via the coding sequence ATGCATGCGTTTCCAAACATTGCTCAAAACTTTAGCAGCAGTCAACGGTTGTGTGAGCGAGCAATCTTAGCTCCATGTAATGATGCTGTCGACAAAATCAATTGGGATTTCTTGAAGGTGTTGCCAGGACAAGAACAGTTTTTCAAATCCATCGACACTGTCATTGATCAGGACCAAGCTGTAGTTTTTCCAACCGAGTTCCTGAACTCTCTACGGCCATCTGGGATGCCACTTCCCAACTTAACACTTAAAAACGGGGCCCCAACCATGCTGCTCAGAAATCTGGATCCACCTCGCTTGGTGGTGAAAGCGATTCAATCCCATGTCCTAGAGGTAGCGATTATAACTGGGAAATATATGGTTAAGGATGGTTTCATTCCACCGATCCCGTTAATCTTATCTGACCCCGCCTTTGAATTTAAACGTCTCCAGTTCCCAGTAAAACTAAGTTTTGCTATGTCGATAAACAAATGTCAAAGACAATCTCTCACGGTTGTTAGACTTAACTTTGCGTTTCCTTGCTTCTCTCATGGGCAATTATATGTAGGATGGTCGCAATTTGGATGTCCCAAAACACTTTTTATGTGTACCCCAGTTAAAGGACACACtgaaaacattgtatatttagaagttcTACAAAATTAA